In one window of Pseudomonas benzenivorans DNA:
- a CDS encoding hemolysin family protein: protein MDPSSSYSAATYFADFGLVLFALFLVLLNGFFVAAEFAIVRLRATKVEALAEQHGWRGHILRTVHAQMDAYLSACQLGITLASLGLGWVGEPAFAHLLEPLLGVLGIDSPKLVSAIAFFTAFAIISYLHIVVGELAPKSWAIRQPELLSLWTAAPLYLFYWLMYPAIFLLNASANAILRIAGQGEPGPHHEHHYSRDELKLILHSSRARDPGDQGMRVLASAVELGELEVVDWANSREDLVYLELNAPLDEVFSVFRRHKYSRYPVYDAEAEDFVGVLHIKDLLLHLSLLEMLPSALKIAELMHPIERVTRHMPLSSLLEQFRQGTAHFALVEEADGKVIGYLTMEDVLEALVGDIQDEHRKADRGILAYQPGKLLVRGDTPLFKVERLLGVALDPIEAETLAGLIYETLKRMPEEEESLEVGGLRIIVKKMKGPKVILAKVLRLG from the coding sequence ATGGACCCCTCCTCTAGTTATTCCGCCGCCACCTATTTCGCCGATTTCGGCCTGGTTCTCTTCGCCCTCTTCCTGGTTCTGCTCAACGGTTTCTTCGTCGCCGCCGAGTTCGCCATCGTCCGCCTGCGTGCCACCAAGGTCGAGGCCCTGGCCGAGCAACACGGCTGGCGTGGGCACATCCTGCGTACCGTGCACGCGCAAATGGACGCCTACCTGTCGGCCTGCCAGCTGGGCATCACCCTGGCCTCCCTGGGCCTGGGCTGGGTCGGCGAGCCGGCCTTCGCCCACCTGCTCGAACCGCTGCTCGGGGTGCTCGGCATCGACTCGCCGAAGCTGGTCAGCGCCATCGCCTTCTTCACCGCCTTCGCCATCATCTCCTACCTGCACATAGTGGTCGGCGAGCTGGCGCCCAAGAGCTGGGCGATCCGCCAGCCCGAGCTGCTGTCGCTGTGGACCGCGGCGCCGCTGTACCTGTTCTACTGGCTGATGTACCCGGCGATCTTCCTGCTCAACGCCAGCGCCAACGCCATCCTGCGCATCGCCGGCCAGGGCGAGCCGGGGCCGCACCACGAGCACCACTACAGCCGCGACGAGCTCAAGCTGATCCTCCACTCCAGCCGCGCCCGCGACCCCGGCGACCAGGGCATGCGCGTGCTGGCCTCGGCGGTGGAGCTGGGCGAGCTGGAGGTGGTGGACTGGGCCAACTCCCGCGAGGACCTGGTCTACCTGGAGCTGAACGCGCCCCTGGACGAGGTGTTCAGCGTGTTCCGCCGGCACAAGTACAGCCGCTACCCGGTGTACGACGCCGAGGCCGAGGACTTCGTCGGCGTGCTGCACATCAAGGACCTGCTGCTGCACCTGTCGCTGCTGGAGATGCTGCCCTCGGCGCTGAAGATCGCCGAGCTGATGCACCCGATCGAGCGGGTGACCCGGCACATGCCGCTGTCCAGCCTGCTCGAGCAGTTCCGCCAGGGCACCGCGCACTTCGCCCTGGTCGAGGAGGCCGACGGCAAGGTGATCGGCTACCTGACCATGGAGGACGTGCTCGAGGCCCTGGTCGGCGACATCCAGGACGAACACCGCAAAGCCGACCGCGGCATCCTTGCCTACCAGCCGGGCAAGCTGCTGGTGCGCGGCGACACGCCGCTGTTCAAGGTCGAACGCCTGCTCGGCGTCGCGCTCGACCCCATCGAGGCGGAAACCCTGGCCGGGCTGATCTACGAGACCCTCAAGCGCATGCCGGAAGAGGAAGAGTCACTGGAGGTCGGCGGCCTGCGCATCATCGTCAAGAAGATGAAAGGCCCCAAGGTCATCCTGGCCAAGGTGCTGCGCCTGGGCTGA
- the phoR gene encoding phosphate regulon sensor histidine kinase PhoR, with protein sequence MKQDWRGALVRRLLLLVGGCLLLGLISGEYAWALVIGLGTYLGWTLKQLLRLHRWLQEHQPGEAPPDGYGLWGEVFDSIYHLERRNERARGRLQAVIDRVQESTAALKDAVIMLDRDGNLEWWNRAAETLLGLQTPQDSGQSISNLVRDPRFKDYFERENYLEPLDLPSPVNSRVQLQIHVTQYGNSEHLMLVRDVTRLHQLEQMRKDFVANVSHELRTPLTVIAGYLETLLDNVEEVNPRWLRPLQQMQQQGARMQNLLNDLLLLARLEATDYPADRTPVAVDLLLLSIKNDAQALSGPRQHRISLEADPHLRLKGSEAELRSAFSNLVFNAVKYSPDEGRIDIRWWGDEQGAHLTVQDNGPGIEAKHLPRLTERFYRVDSSRASATGGTGLGLAIVKHVLLRHRARLDIASTLGQGSTFTCHFPSTQAVRRAK encoded by the coding sequence GTGAAGCAAGACTGGCGTGGTGCCCTGGTGCGCCGCCTGCTGCTGCTGGTCGGCGGCTGCCTGCTGCTGGGCCTGATCAGCGGCGAGTATGCCTGGGCCCTGGTCATAGGCCTGGGCACTTACCTCGGCTGGACCCTCAAGCAGCTGCTGCGCCTGCACCGCTGGCTGCAGGAGCACCAGCCCGGCGAGGCGCCGCCGGACGGCTACGGCCTGTGGGGCGAGGTGTTCGACAGCATCTACCACCTGGAGCGCCGCAACGAGCGCGCCCGCGGCCGCCTGCAGGCGGTGATCGACCGGGTGCAGGAATCCACCGCGGCCCTGAAGGACGCGGTGATCATGCTCGACCGCGACGGTAACCTGGAGTGGTGGAACCGTGCCGCCGAAACCCTGCTGGGCCTGCAGACCCCGCAGGACAGCGGCCAGTCGATCAGCAACCTGGTGCGCGACCCGCGCTTCAAGGACTACTTCGAACGCGAGAACTACCTCGAGCCGCTGGACCTGCCCTCGCCGGTCAATAGCCGCGTCCAACTGCAGATCCACGTCACCCAGTACGGCAACAGCGAGCACCTGATGCTGGTGCGCGACGTCACCCGGCTGCACCAGCTGGAGCAGATGCGTAAGGACTTCGTCGCCAACGTGTCCCACGAACTGCGTACGCCGCTGACGGTGATCGCCGGTTACCTGGAGACCCTGCTGGACAACGTCGAAGAGGTCAATCCGCGCTGGCTGCGCCCGCTGCAGCAGATGCAGCAGCAGGGCGCGCGCATGCAGAACCTGCTCAACGACCTGCTGTTGCTGGCCCGGCTGGAAGCCACCGACTACCCCGCGGACCGGACGCCGGTGGCGGTCGACCTGCTGCTGCTGTCGATCAAGAACGACGCCCAGGCGCTGTCCGGGCCACGCCAGCACCGCATCAGCCTGGAAGCCGACCCGCACCTCAGGCTCAAGGGCAGCGAGGCGGAGCTGCGCAGCGCCTTCTCCAACCTGGTGTTCAATGCGGTGAAGTACAGCCCCGACGAGGGCCGCATCGACATCCGCTGGTGGGGCGACGAACAGGGTGCCCACCTGACGGTGCAGGACAACGGTCCGGGGATCGAGGCCAAGCACCTGCCGCGCCTGACCGAGCGCTTCTACCGGGTCGACTCCAGTCGCGCCAGCGCCACCGGCGGCACCGGCCTGGGCCTGGCCATCGTCAAGCACGTGCTGCTGCGCCATCGCGCGCGTCTGGATATCGCCAGCACCCTGGGCCAGGGCAGCACCTTCACCTGCCACTTCCCCAGCACCCAGGCGGTGCGCCGGGCCAAGTAA
- the phoB gene encoding phosphate regulon transcriptional regulator PhoB — MVGKNILIVDDEAPIREMIAVALEMAGYECLEAENTQQAHAMIVDRKPDLILLDWMLPGTSGIELARRLKRDELTGDIPIIMLTAKGEEDNKIQGLEVGADDYITKPFSPRELVARLKAVLRRAGPSDSEGPIEVGGLLLDPLSHRVTIDGKPAEMGPTEYRLLQFFMTHQERAYTRGQLLDQVWGGNVYVEERTVDVHIRRLRKALGAAYENLVQTVRGTGYRFSTKS, encoded by the coding sequence ATGGTTGGCAAGAACATCCTGATCGTCGATGACGAAGCACCGATCCGCGAGATGATTGCGGTGGCCCTGGAAATGGCCGGCTACGAGTGCCTGGAAGCGGAGAACACCCAGCAGGCCCACGCCATGATCGTCGACCGCAAGCCCGACCTGATCCTCCTCGATTGGATGCTCCCCGGCACCAGCGGCATCGAACTGGCCCGGCGCCTCAAGCGCGACGAGCTGACCGGTGACATCCCGATCATCATGCTCACCGCCAAGGGCGAAGAGGACAACAAGATCCAGGGCCTGGAGGTCGGCGCCGACGACTACATCACCAAGCCCTTCTCGCCGCGCGAGCTGGTCGCCCGCCTCAAGGCCGTGCTGCGCCGCGCCGGTCCCAGCGACAGCGAGGGGCCGATCGAGGTCGGCGGCCTGCTGCTCGACCCGCTCAGCCACCGCGTGACCATCGACGGCAAGCCGGCCGAGATGGGACCCACCGAATACCGCCTGCTGCAGTTCTTCATGACCCATCAAGAAAGGGCCTATACCCGCGGCCAGCTGCTCGACCAGGTCTGGGGCGGCAACGTCTATGTCGAGGAACGCACCGTCGACGTGCACATCCGCCGCCTGCGCAAGGCCCTCGGCGCGGCCTACGAGAACCTGGTGCAGACCGTGCGCGGCACCGGCTATCGTTTCTCCACCAAGAGCTAA